Proteins encoded together in one Caldicellulosiruptor saccharolyticus DSM 8903 window:
- the cas2 gene encoding CRISPR-associated endonuclease Cas2 produces the protein MFVIVTYDVNEKRVNKVRKILKKYLTWVQNSVFEGEITYGKLEKCKRELFSVIEKDEDSVYFYEMEYKIVCSKKILGQEKNYDSVIL, from the coding sequence ATATTTGTAATAGTTACATACGACGTTAATGAAAAACGTGTGAATAAAGTTCGAAAAATTTTGAAAAAGTACCTCACTTGGGTACAAAACTCTGTATTTGAGGGTGAAATAACATATGGCAAGCTTGAAAAATGCAAACGGGAACTTTTTTCTGTGATAGAAAAGGATGAGGATTCAGTGTATTTTTACGAGATGGAGTATAAAATTGTATGCAGCAAGAAGATACTTGGACAGGAGAAGAACTATGATTCTGTGATACTGTAA